From the genome of Gracilimonas sp., one region includes:
- a CDS encoding TonB-dependent receptor, with product MSVLSPTNLHAQDEPEADTTKIYLTGPYNFSVNPFFSSSLDFSDFADFGDISLQEALIRIPGVQSSRNGEINIRGVGYHAYGVSYNGLRLANTGAGTRNIDPSDISIDVIQSIEVTKVLDPSMDADALAGLVNLNTRRALPAGKKRTVSAMAGGEANTKYISRTGPGSRGWIQYAENFTDELSVSVNVGYHEAINTREELQLGFGAQNFGNGFVDVFEQVSPAVRIDQENRLTASTDVYFNPDEDNSYYFRGFLNSNDRTFISHQDSWITGGDFIDQSTTGADGEQGAFRHEASRNEFKTTQLAFQGGAEHEFDTFIFSYNAGWSQGRSENQDYVFPFQIEGLNYALDLGTKNRPQMTFTNREVQILDDGTVDRQFMIGQNFDRTIQEHVNNQISIRTDVEIPISSGALKAGLSSRWSQKDGDYDESSFEYNRTLRMISFNMLREPNRDIDVIDESYRIPWFVNTENARMFLESQRPLFTGDDNLNAYQSEIQNYSTGEQIYAAYGMGDLQFGDLGVKLGVRVEYSITELEGNQIDFDENGDPGPVQEVTESESLLNLFPNLQLNYGLSESSSVKAAYSKTIDRPDYFPQTPFERIDNQDSTIFRGNQLLEPVMSDNIDLMFEQETGNSGILSIGGFYKSLTNFIEQRLSTNSDGYEEQVYVNSSETASLYGVEIAVEQRLQFLPGFFRNLGVYANYTWSQSSYRSVDNRDKMALTGHSPHVLNGALNYTIERFDAQISYHWSAESLSGIASVQQRAPSLGQGVFYLDRYQDGYEELSAAASYELSDRFRVWANANYLLNSSEIEYIRNRSEYPVSTYQRSGLDLRIGVRFDL from the coding sequence TTCGCTGATTTTGGAGATATTTCACTGCAAGAAGCGTTGATTCGTATCCCTGGTGTTCAATCATCCAGAAATGGTGAAATAAATATTCGGGGAGTTGGATACCATGCATATGGAGTTTCTTATAATGGGTTAAGGCTGGCAAATACCGGGGCTGGAACACGGAATATAGATCCTTCTGACATCTCAATTGATGTTATTCAGAGCATTGAGGTAACAAAAGTTCTTGATCCTTCTATGGATGCAGATGCACTTGCGGGATTAGTGAATTTAAACACCAGGCGTGCGCTTCCTGCTGGCAAAAAGCGAACAGTAAGTGCTATGGCAGGTGGGGAAGCCAATACCAAGTATATCAGCAGAACCGGACCGGGAAGTCGGGGCTGGATTCAGTATGCAGAGAATTTTACAGATGAATTGTCTGTGTCTGTGAATGTTGGGTACCATGAGGCTATTAATACCCGGGAGGAGTTACAACTCGGTTTTGGTGCTCAGAATTTTGGGAATGGATTTGTGGATGTTTTTGAACAGGTTTCACCAGCTGTTAGAATTGATCAGGAAAACAGACTTACTGCCTCAACAGATGTTTACTTTAACCCTGATGAAGACAACTCTTACTATTTCAGAGGCTTTTTAAATAGCAACGACCGGACTTTTATTTCTCATCAGGATAGTTGGATTACAGGTGGAGATTTTATTGATCAGTCCACTACCGGGGCAGATGGAGAGCAAGGGGCTTTCAGGCATGAGGCTAGCAGAAATGAATTTAAAACTACCCAGCTTGCATTTCAGGGTGGAGCAGAACATGAATTCGATACCTTTATATTCAGTTATAATGCCGGTTGGAGTCAGGGAAGATCAGAGAATCAGGACTATGTATTTCCCTTTCAGATAGAGGGGCTTAACTATGCACTTGATTTAGGTACTAAGAATCGGCCTCAAATGACTTTCACAAATCGTGAAGTCCAAATTTTGGATGATGGAACCGTTGACCGTCAGTTTATGATAGGGCAAAACTTTGATCGTACTATTCAGGAGCATGTAAATAATCAGATATCAATTCGGACTGATGTTGAAATACCCATCTCTTCAGGAGCTTTAAAAGCAGGATTAAGTTCACGCTGGTCTCAGAAAGATGGTGATTATGACGAAAGCAGCTTTGAGTACAATCGTACCCTTCGCATGATTAGCTTTAACATGCTGCGCGAACCAAATCGTGATATTGATGTTATTGATGAGAGTTACCGGATACCCTGGTTTGTGAATACTGAAAACGCACGGATGTTTTTGGAGAGTCAGCGTCCGCTTTTTACCGGAGATGATAATCTTAATGCATATCAGTCTGAAATTCAGAATTACAGCACCGGAGAGCAGATCTATGCAGCATATGGAATGGGAGATCTGCAGTTTGGAGACCTGGGTGTAAAACTGGGAGTCAGGGTAGAATATTCCATTACTGAATTGGAGGGTAACCAGATTGATTTTGATGAAAATGGAGATCCCGGGCCGGTTCAGGAAGTCACTGAATCAGAAAGTCTGTTAAACCTGTTTCCAAACTTACAGTTGAACTATGGTTTGTCTGAATCCAGCAGTGTGAAAGCAGCTTATTCCAAAACCATCGACAGACCCGACTATTTCCCCCAAACACCATTTGAACGAATTGATAATCAGGACTCCACAATTTTCAGAGGTAATCAATTACTTGAACCCGTGATGTCGGACAACATAGACCTGATGTTTGAGCAAGAAACGGGGAACTCCGGTATTCTTTCAATAGGTGGATTTTATAAATCACTCACTAACTTCATCGAACAGCGACTTAGTACAAATTCTGATGGATACGAAGAACAAGTTTATGTAAATAGCTCCGAAACGGCCTCGCTTTATGGCGTAGAGATTGCTGTAGAGCAACGTTTACAGTTCCTTCCTGGCTTTTTCAGAAACTTAGGCGTGTATGCCAACTACACATGGTCACAATCAAGCTATCGATCAGTCGATAATAGAGACAAAATGGCCTTAACCGGTCATAGTCCTCATGTGTTAAATGGCGCATTGAACTATACTATTGAACGTTTTGATGCGCAGATATCCTATCACTGGAGTGCAGAGTCTTTATCAGGCATTGCATCTGTACAGCAACGAGCTCCCTCTTTAGGCCAAGGGGTGTTTTATTTGGATAGATATCAGGATGGATATGAAGAGTTATCAGCTGCGGCAAGTTACGAGTTGTCTGATCGGTTCAGGGTTTGGGCAAACGCAAACTATTTACTGAATTCTTCTGAGATTGAGTACATCCGTAACAGAAGTGAATATCCTGTAAGTACGTACCAACGCAGTGGACTTGATTTAAGAATAGGAGTGCGTTTTGACTTATAA